The following proteins are encoded in a genomic region of Elusimicrobiota bacterium:
- a CDS encoding efflux RND transporter periplasmic adaptor subunit — MSVKKKIFYGILVLMAAILLLKIAPRFFSEGKNGKKSIEAVPVTVAEVKKVLIEEEMQLTGDVRGLNEARLYPKVPGRLLRKIKDAGDIVKKDEVVALIDRDEPGLKFKAAEVTSSLGGVLTRYFLDLGQNVNAATPVCEVAVISPIKIMVRITERDFPRVHIGMTARFTCDPYPGETFNGRVTKMSNAMDEATRSADVEIDAANPGNKLKPGMFANVSIIISSKPNALAIPRDALAATGETKYVFVVDSSGKARKKNIKIGIIRETDAEVLSGLSEGEKVVTLGWYNLTDGASVSVVEK; from the coding sequence ATGAGTGTAAAGAAAAAAATATTTTACGGGATACTGGTGTTGATGGCAGCTATATTGCTGCTCAAAATAGCGCCGCGCTTTTTTTCCGAAGGAAAGAACGGCAAGAAAAGTATTGAGGCTGTGCCCGTAACCGTAGCAGAAGTAAAAAAGGTTTTAATTGAGGAAGAAATGCAGTTGACAGGAGATGTCCGCGGCTTAAACGAGGCCAGGCTTTACCCGAAAGTTCCGGGAAGGCTCCTACGCAAAATAAAAGATGCGGGCGATATAGTGAAAAAGGATGAAGTTGTGGCATTAATAGACCGCGACGAGCCTGGTTTAAAATTTAAGGCGGCAGAAGTTACTTCCTCTCTTGGCGGAGTTCTTACCAGATATTTTCTTGACCTCGGGCAAAATGTTAATGCGGCTACCCCGGTTTGCGAAGTGGCGGTAATTTCCCCTATAAAAATTATGGTGCGTATTACGGAAAGGGATTTTCCGCGTGTGCACATAGGAATGACGGCACGTTTTACCTGCGACCCTTATCCGGGCGAAACTTTTAATGGCCGCGTTACCAAGATGTCAAATGCTATGGATGAAGCAACAAGATCTGCCGACGTGGAAATAGATGCGGCTAATCCCGGCAATAAACTTAAACCTGGGATGTTCGCCAATGTAAGCATTATAATCAGCTCAAAGCCGAATGCTCTTGCTATACCCAGGGATGCCCTTGCCGCTACCGGAGAAACGAAATATGTTTTCGTCGTGGATTCTTCGGGTAAGGCCAGGAAAAAGAATATTAAAATAGGAATTATCAGGGAAACTGATGCTGAAGTATTGAGCGGCCTTTCAGAAGGTGAAAAGGTGGTAACCCTAGGCTGGTACAATCTAACCGATGGGGCTTCGGTGAGCGTGGTGGAGAAGTAA